In Sediminitomix flava, the genomic stretch ATAAAGGCCCTGTAGCAATCATAGTCAATAAAATCACAAATGGAATTACTGAAAATGGGGATGCTGGTGCTCCATGTCCTCCGGCCTCAACAGCACTAGCACTCATAATACTGGCAACTTCTGCAAATGCCCCTTCAGCTCCAAAAGCTGAAAATCCCAGCATCACCAGTAATGTTAGAATAAGTTTTTTCATCATTTTTCTGTTTCAACAGTCTAGTAGTATCTCTCCACAACCCACACACTCATTGCTTGTCTGTTTTTTTTACCGAGTTGTGTAATATTTTTAATCCAATTTTTTCCCCTTACCTTAAAATGGAATTTTGGTATGGCAAGTGTAAATTTTTCCATTCTTAAAGAGAATGACTAAAATCAGCTTTCTAATCAATCTTACTCATTACCGTGTTTTATTCCGTTAAAATCCATTTTAACCAAATAATATTGTCAAAATATTTGTAATTATTTAATACTTGGAACAGCCATTTTAGCACATTCATTATATTAACAAGGTTTTAGTGTGTCAAATTAATTTTTATAGGCTTAAAAGAATGTCTAATGAAAGCGATGAATTAGTAACAATTTATTTACAATAACGTCTTTTTGGTGTCAATTATTCAGCTATGGATTTTTTAATGCTTTCCAACATTATACTTCAATTTGTTTTACTAGCTCCTTTTAGTTGAATAATGTATTTTTGAATTATGAGTAAAACATCAAACTTCAGAGTCCCACTTTTCATAGCCAGAAGATATTTTTCTATTGGAAAAAGTTTTATCAAACTTCTTTCTAGTATCTCTATGTTTGGCGTTGCGATTGGTACGGCTGCACTTGTCATTGTCTTATCCGTTTTTAATGGACTAGAAGACTTGACTAGGAATATGTATATGATGCATAACCCCGACATCAAGATCAGCCCTAGCAAAGGCAAACACTTTGAATATACCGACGCGCTCAAAAATAAGCTAAATACAATTGAAGGAGTTGAAGTTCTTACCGAAACGGTAGAAGACAATGCTCTACTGATTTATAAAGACCAACAAAAGGTAATTAATATGAAGGGCGTTTCTTCAAACTTTATGAGCCTTTACGAATTTGATACTACTTTAGTATTGGGTGATTCATACCTTTTAAAAGATAGCGTTCCTTATTTATTGGCAGGCGCTGAGCTTTACAAGGAGCTTTCTTTAAGAGTAAAAGATAACTTGAATTTGTTAGAAATTTGGTTTCCGAAGCGAGAAAAGAAAGTTTCTCTAAATCCCAATACTGCCTTTAAGAAAGCTTATATACAGATTGGAGGGATTTTCCTTACAGAACCAGAATATGATGCTCAGAACGTAATTGTACCAATGGGTTTTGCAAAGAAACTCCTACAATACGATAATGAACTGACCTCACTAGAGATTCGAGTAGCAGAGAATTACAGCATATATGAAGTTCAAGAACAGCTTAAGGATGCTCTAGGCGATGACTTTGAGGTAAAAAATAGTGATGAACAACAAGCTCATATTTTGAAAGCTGTCAAAATCGAGAAGTTTTTCACCTACATCGCATTTGTATTTATACTTGGCGTCGCTTCATTCAATATATTTTACTCACTGGCGATTCTGGGTATTGAGAAAAAGAAAGACATTAGTATACTCATGACTATGGGAGCGTCTCAGACCTTCTTGAAGCGTGTCTTTTTAATAGAGGGTAGTCTCATTGCTTTTGTAGGTGCTTCTGTCGGTTTGTTGCTTGGCTATGGCATCTGTATTGGTCAACAATACTTTGGTTGGGTAAGTCTAGGTATTAACAGCGGACTTATTGATGCATACCCAGTCAAGATAAAAGCATTAGATTTCGTAATGACTGCAGCCGCTATTATTGTCATTACATTCTTAGCATCTATTGTACCTGCCAGAAACGCTACCAAAGTGATCATTACAGAGAACGTTTAAAGAAAATCACTTTTTAGCAAAGAACTTACAACGCGAAGTTTTTTGAATGTCATAGCAGTTTGAAGAAACGTACTAAACAAACAAACTAACTATGAAATCAATTTTGAAAACTATCGCAGCTGTTGCAGCTTTCTTCATGTTTGCTTTTGCTGCCAACGCACAACAAATGCCAAACCCAGAAGAAGCAGCACAACGTGTCTGTAACAAATTGGCTTCTGAGCTTTCACTAGATGACTCTCAGAAAGAAAAAGTAACTCAAATTTACCAAGAGCACTTCCAAGAAATTGGTAAATACAAAACAAGAGGTGCAAACACTTCTGAAATCAAGGAAAGCCGTGAAGAGCTTCACAAGCAGATGAAAGAAGTTCTAAACGATGAGCAATTCGAGAAGTATGCATCGATGGAAAAAGAAAGAGAAGAGCGTATCAATCAGCACAAAGAGCAAATGAAAGATGATATGCAAGATGCTACTGAAGAATTGGAAGACGTAGACCAAGAAGAGCAAGAATAATTTATATCACTAAGAATGATGCCCCTTCATAAAGTTGAAGGGGCATTTTTTTATTCTTATTCTTCCAATAAAACGCCCATTTTACCCATTTGAGCATCTCTTAGCGCTTGCATGACTTCAGACTCTGTGTTCATCACAAACGGACCATAAGTTGCAACCTCTTCATTTATAGGAGGAGCTGCCAAAAAGATCGTTCTAGTTTCTTGATTTGCTTTCAAAGTCACATTTTTTCCTTCTTCAGCAAAAACAAACATTTCTTTGCCTTTACCTACTACATATTCATTGACTTCAAGTTCTCCATCTAAAATATACATTAAGGCTTGATAACCTTCGGGTACATCTAATTCTACCTCCCCATCAGTATCCATATCTAATCGGAAAACATTCAGAGGACTCGGGTGCTCTATTTTTCCTTCTATCTCGTTAAATTGCCCAGCAACAACATCTATTTTTACCTTTTCGTCATCACTAATAAACCTTGGCATATCTTCAGTTTTCACAGGCTGATATGATGGATTGTCCATTTTATATTTAGCAGGAACATTCACCCATAACTGAATAATTTCAAAATCACCACCTTCTTCTGCCAAGTACGCTGGAGGTCGCTCGCTATGCATAATTCCTCGTCCAGCAAACATCCATTGAACGCCACCTTCTGTTACTATTTCATCATTTCCTTCCGAGTCTTTATGATGAACCGCTCCTTTGAAGATAAAAGTTACAGGAGAAAATCCTCTATGCGGATGCACTCCTACTCCCACATTTTTTTGAAGTTGATTACCTGGTAACCTGTCTTTCCAATGGTGGATTAGTAAAAAAGGGTCTACTTGATCTATTGTAGCAGTGGGCAGAGGTTGATCTAGAATGATTCCTCCCATATTTACCTTACTACTTTTACGGTGTGCTGTGATTTTTTTCATAACTCAACATATAAAAATTATTTTACATGTAAAATAAACAAAGCCGAAAAGAAATTGTTTCAGCGACTTCAACTCAATCACTCTCCGAATCTTATTTGCCCGAACCAAATTAATACGAGTCGCATTAAGATAGTTGAGGTCTACTTTTTCTCATAAAATTCTAAAGTTGTATGAAAGTATTATTAGTTGTCAATCCCATTTCTGGAAGTACAGATAAAACCGAATTTATCAACCAAGCGAAATCTTTATGTCAGAAATATGGAATCGAGCTAGAAGAATTTCATACCACAGGAAAGGACGATGTGATCAACCTAGAACATAAAGTCAAAGAATACACCCCTGATAAAGTTGCTTCTGTGGGCGGAGATGGAACTACGCTCATGACCTCATTGGCTCTACTCGGTTCTCATGCTCCTATGGGAATTGTTCCTCTTGGTTCTGCCAACGGAATGGCAAAAGAGCTAGGAGTTTCACATGATCCGCTTACTGCTTTTCATGATATACTGCTCACACAAGTTAAAATGCCTTTGGACATCATAAAGGTGAATAGTGAATTCTGTAGTATTCATTTGGGAGATGTGGGAATTAATGCCACTATCGTTGAAAAGTACTCAAAGGAAGAAGAACGCGGTTGGGCAGCTTATGCCAAGCATTTCTTTTCTGCAATCGCCGAATCTGAGCTATTCAACGTTAGCATTGAAATAGATGGAGAAATAAAAAAACATGAAGCTTATACCGTTATCATCGCCAATACAAGAATGTACGGAACAGGCGCGGTGATCAACCCTAAAGGGAATCCACACGATGGACTTCTAGAGATTGTCGTGGTTCACAAACGAAATCTGGAAGGACTAATAAATTTAGGACTTAGCACCATTTCTGAAGACCTTGTCAGTAAAGTGGAAGATCATGCTAAAATTTACCAAGTTGAGAAAGCTAAAATAACCTTTGAAGAGCCTAAAACACTCCAACTGGATGGAGAGCTGACAGGAAAACATAAAGAGCTTTGCATAGAAATCATTCCTGGTGCAGTTAATTACTTAAGCACAACAGACAATATTTTCTATAAACCTTAATTAAGTAAGTAAAAGGATATAGGAATATAGGTAAGACTATCCTTAGAGTTTGCGAAGCTAGCGAGTGCAGCATCTAAGGATTTAGGTATGAAGGTAAGAGTCTTCAGACTCGATTTTATTCCCTATTTGAGTCTGAAGACTCTAACTCCCATTTCTTAATTCGAAGATCACTTCGCTAACTCTTCAAATAGAAGATTTTATCTCGAAAATATATGTCCAAAATACTTAAGATAAAGCAATCTCTTGAATGGGTTCTGCGCCATATTCATTTGCTCCTAGATCTCCTTTCTTAATCCACCAATAAAGTAAAACTAAAGATCCGATAAGCGGAATAAACATAATAAGCAGATACCAGCCATTTTTACCAATATCGTGAAGTCTTCTTACACTGACAGCTATACTTGGCAATAACACTCCCAAACTATAAATCCCATAGATTGGCCCTGCCCCTGTTTCTGCATTTGCAATACCAAAAAGGTTATCAATCAGAGCAGCCACAAATCCGATTAGAAAGTTGAAGAGTACAAACATCCAAAACTCTTTTCTACTTGCTCTACCATCAAAGCCTGTGTAATTACGCAATACTGCCAAGTACCATTTCATAACTGAGAAAATTGATTGTCTAGCATTGAAACAATCTTTAACTCAGAAAAGTACCATCCTTTCCATTTTCACATTTCACCTAAAAAGAATTCTTTTTTTATACTTCATTTCAACCTTCTGAGCATCAGGTGGGTCTTAGAAGTAAGAGTAAGCATAAAAGCACATGATTTATGATCAGAAAATTAATCCTATTAACCATTTTACCTATTGTATTCTTCTCTTGTAGCGATGAATATACTGGCCCAACTAAAGAAGTGAAAATAGTTGTAAAGGGAACTAACTTCGATCCAGATACACTGATAACTTCTGGTGACCTTCTTTTGCAAGGACGATTACGATTTTCAGTACTTACAATCAAAGACGAACCACTTTCAGCCTTAGAAAATATATACCCCAATATGGCTTATGATATTTATGTTCCGTCATGGCATCCGTACGGAAGTCGACAAGGGATATTTGTAAAGCCTCATGAATATATTATCGGAGAAAATACCGATTCCATTATCGTTCAATTTGAGAAGAGAGAGATTTCCCCAACACTTGAGGAAGATCAAAGTTTATAATCAACAACAACAAACTACTTCATAGTAATTCACACCTAAAAAGGGTAGAAAACATTCGTCTTCTACCCTTTTTCTTTAGCCCTATTTTTACTGTTTACTTATTTACACTAGAGCTGTCATAACTTTCAGTCTTCACTTTTGCTCCCAAATCATGGAGTAAATTATAAAGTCCAAAGTATGTTCTATTGATATAGAGACCATCTCTTGCCCCTCTCGCTTTTTTACTTGTTCTAAATTTTTTCGCTTCCGAAAGCATCTCTCCCATTTCAAAAATTTCCTTGAAATAGCTTTCATCTGCAAAATCAAACTCTTTGTGATGGAAAGGTCTTCCGAGTAAGAAAATCAGATCGCGGATGGTTTTGGAGAAATATAATTTATCTTCTTCGGTATCATCATCATAAATGAACTGAAGCGTCTTGAATTTTTCCATCAGATGATCGTCATCGGTATAAACCTCTTTTTTCAGTAAACCGAAATACGCATCATAGAAATCTTGAGGAATTACTTTAACACAACCAAAGTCAATAACACCAAGTGTTCCGTCTTCTTTTAGCATGAAATTTCCAGGATGCGGATCAGCATGAACTTGCATCAACTGATGAATCTGAAAATCATAGAAGTCCCAAAGAGCCTGACCAATCTGATCTCTGATTTCTTGAGAATGTTCTTTCTTCAAAAACTCGCGCAGTGGCTTTCCTTCTAGCCAATCCATCGTAATCACTCGCTCACTCGAAAGCTCTGGATAATATTTTGGAAATCTTAGATTTGGAATATCAGCACATGCTTCTGAAATTTCGATAGATCTTCTTACTTCCAATTCATAATCTGTTTCTTCCAGAAGTTTCATTTCTACTTCTTCCATGTAATGGTCTAGCTCTGTTTCATTCAGATTGACCAATCGCATAGCAAAAGGCTTTACTAACTTCAAGTCAGATTTCACACTAGAAGCCACCCCAGGATATTGAATTTTGATCGCTAATTCTTTTCCCTCCAAAGTAGCCTTGTGCACTTGCCCAATTGAAGCTGCATTTACAGCCGATTTGGTAAAGCTCTCATAAATCTGCTCTGGTGCTTTCCCAAAGTATTTTCTAAATGTTTTTACGACCAAAGGATATGATAATGGCGGTGCACTGTATTGTGCCATTGCAAACTTTTCTTGATAAGCCGTTGGCAACACATTTTTATCCATACTCATCATCTGAGCTACTTTCAAGGCACTCCCTTTAAGTTCACTCAACGATTCGTAGATATCTCTTGCATTATCTTCATGAAGTTCTTCGGTTCCTATTTCTGGGTTAAAAACCTTCTTGGTATAATGCTTTACATAATTTCCACCAACTTTCGCCCCTGTACGCACAAAACGAGCTGCACGCTGCACTTTGGTAGAAGGTATCTTAGATTGTTCTTTCATGGTTTCGGGTTAGTTCTAATGTGTTTATCGGCTTTGGAATAAGAATTTTCCAAAATCAAAAGCAGACTCTAAAGGCGTTTCAGCCATCAGATCAAAGCTCAGTTTTACTGCTCTTTCTATTGCCTCATCCGTTTTTTCAAATCCGACACTTTCATCTCTTATCCAAAAATCTATCACAAATAAGCATTGCACCCACATGGCTTTCGGATAAAAGTCATCCAAATATTGTCTGCGTTTAATTTCCTCACTTTCCTTTGCCTCCATCAAGACATTTCTTACCCACTTATGAAACTCGCTTTTAAATAATGACAAGTATTCTGGAGTTTTTTTCAATGCCTTCTCTTTCGGACATTCTGTAGCTTCAAGAATATAACTTCTATTC encodes the following:
- a CDS encoding FtsX-like permease family protein; this translates as MSKTSNFRVPLFIARRYFSIGKSFIKLLSSISMFGVAIGTAALVIVLSVFNGLEDLTRNMYMMHNPDIKISPSKGKHFEYTDALKNKLNTIEGVEVLTETVEDNALLIYKDQQKVINMKGVSSNFMSLYEFDTTLVLGDSYLLKDSVPYLLAGAELYKELSLRVKDNLNLLEIWFPKREKKVSLNPNTAFKKAYIQIGGIFLTEPEYDAQNVIVPMGFAKKLLQYDNELTSLEIRVAENYSIYEVQEQLKDALGDDFEVKNSDEQQAHILKAVKIEKFFTYIAFVFILGVASFNIFYSLAILGIEKKKDISILMTMGASQTFLKRVFLIEGSLIAFVGASVGLLLGYGICIGQQYFGWVSLGINSGLIDAYPVKIKALDFVMTAAAIIVITFLASIVPARNATKVIITENV
- a CDS encoding pirin family protein; its protein translation is MKKITAHRKSSKVNMGGIILDQPLPTATIDQVDPFLLIHHWKDRLPGNQLQKNVGVGVHPHRGFSPVTFIFKGAVHHKDSEGNDEIVTEGGVQWMFAGRGIMHSERPPAYLAEEGGDFEIIQLWVNVPAKYKMDNPSYQPVKTEDMPRFISDDEKVKIDVVAGQFNEIEGKIEHPSPLNVFRLDMDTDGEVELDVPEGYQALMYILDGELEVNEYVVGKGKEMFVFAEEGKNVTLKANQETRTIFLAAPPINEEVATYGPFVMNTESEVMQALRDAQMGKMGVLLEE
- a CDS encoding diacylglycerol/lipid kinase family protein, translated to MKVLLVVNPISGSTDKTEFINQAKSLCQKYGIELEEFHTTGKDDVINLEHKVKEYTPDKVASVGGDGTTLMTSLALLGSHAPMGIVPLGSANGMAKELGVSHDPLTAFHDILLTQVKMPLDIIKVNSEFCSIHLGDVGINATIVEKYSKEEERGWAAYAKHFFSAIAESELFNVSIEIDGEIKKHEAYTVIIANTRMYGTGAVINPKGNPHDGLLEIVVVHKRNLEGLINLGLSTISEDLVSKVEDHAKIYQVEKAKITFEEPKTLQLDGELTGKHKELCIEIIPGAVNYLSTTDNIFYKP
- a CDS encoding DUF805 domain-containing protein gives rise to the protein MKWYLAVLRNYTGFDGRASRKEFWMFVLFNFLIGFVAALIDNLFGIANAETGAGPIYGIYSLGVLLPSIAVSVRRLHDIGKNGWYLLIMFIPLIGSLVLLYWWIKKGDLGANEYGAEPIQEIALS
- a CDS encoding ABC1 kinase family protein, translated to MKEQSKIPSTKVQRAARFVRTGAKVGGNYVKHYTKKVFNPEIGTEELHEDNARDIYESLSELKGSALKVAQMMSMDKNVLPTAYQEKFAMAQYSAPPLSYPLVVKTFRKYFGKAPEQIYESFTKSAVNAASIGQVHKATLEGKELAIKIQYPGVASSVKSDLKLVKPFAMRLVNLNETELDHYMEEVEMKLLEETDYELEVRRSIEISEACADIPNLRFPKYYPELSSERVITMDWLEGKPLREFLKKEHSQEIRDQIGQALWDFYDFQIHQLMQVHADPHPGNFMLKEDGTLGVIDFGCVKVIPQDFYDAYFGLLKKEVYTDDDHLMEKFKTLQFIYDDDTEEDKLYFSKTIRDLIFLLGRPFHHKEFDFADESYFKEIFEMGEMLSEAKKFRTSKKARGARDGLYINRTYFGLYNLLHDLGAKVKTESYDSSSVNK
- a CDS encoding TetR family transcriptional regulator C-terminal domain-containing protein; the protein is MATTVNKTQKILDAYKLHVLEHGTKPNSVFKFSKSIKLKEEDFYQHFNSFKGIEKHIWHSFFQETYEMMTSEEVYQEYSAREKLLSFYFTLAEVLKKNRSYILEATECPKEKALKKTPEYLSLFKSEFHKWVRNVLMEAKESEEIKRRQYLDDFYPKAMWVQCLFVIDFWIRDESVGFEKTDEAIERAVKLSFDLMAETPLESAFDFGKFLFQSR